ggaatacaggcagagagcctgaagtgtggtgagttaagtgagaggagggtgggggtgtggagaaagtagcatagagtacaataggtgagtgggggaggggatgaaggtgataggtcgggggcggggggggggggggagggtggagtggataggtggaaaagaagataggcaggtaggacaagtcatggggacagtgatgcTGCCAGGCAcactgagtttatccagcaatatctatttttgtttcagatttccagcatctcagttctttgttttaatttaGCAGAAAACTGAAGATCTGAATTGCTTACCAGGCACTCAACGCAAAGACTCAGAAAGATGCTTACCCTCTACCTAGGGTTCAGGAAAcattgcaatgtttcctgcatctctGGAGAAGAGTCCGGTCAGATGTGAAATATTAATTTTGTCACTCTCTTCAGAGgcgccgccagacctgctgaatttctccagtattttctacAATTGTAATAACACTTAGTTTACATAGTGTGAGGAAGTAATGCACTCCACCAAATACCCTCATCATTTCTGCAGAATGATACCAAAAGGACACTACAATATTTTGTAACAGAGGGATAGTAATTTATGGAAGTGTTGAACAGTAGGGATCTGGGTTTTAATCACAGGAGACAGTCAAATTAAGAATCCATAGAAAAGCCATTTGGGACACACATGTACAGGCTtccttgttctttgttctttattctttattctttgggtggcacggtggcacagtggttagcactgctgcctcacagtgccagagaccctgggttcaattcctgcctcaggcgactgactgtgtggagtttgcacattctccccgtgtctgcgtgggtttcctctgggtgctccggtttcctcccacagtccaaagatgtgcaggtcaggtgaattggccatgctaaattacccgtagtgttaggtaaggggtagatgtagaggtatgggtgggttgcgcttcggcgggtcagtgtggacttgctgggccgaagggcatgtttccacactgtaagtaatctaatctttctccTTCTGAGATGGATGTTACAACAGTCCACCATGAATTGGGATGGCCACTCATAATATACTGGACATCCCCTCCAGAAGATTGGAATCTTTGCATCATTAACCTTGCTGAACATCTATTCAACGATACTCTTCAtagcgaaagtgagtactgcagatgctgtagattagaatcaagagtgtggtgctggaaaagcacagcaggccaggcagcatccaaggagcaggaaaattgacgtttcgggcaaaagcccttcatcaggaatgatttcctgctcctcggatgctgcctgacctgctgtgcttttccagcaccacactcaataCTCTTCATGGTAACATGGCTTCTATTTTATGAAAGCTGGCCATGTGCAATTGGATTGGGTGGGCAAGACAATAACTCGGTGAAGAATGGATAGTAGCTTATTATCAAGCAGCCCTTCTCTGATTATCTCTACACCTGAAGGTGGGAGGTGGTGATGTGCCTGACAATAAACAATCTCTCAAAAGACAAttcacagttttttttaaaaaaagttgataTACAGTTAGTTTATTGCCCAAGGAAAAGCTGATAATTTCTTGGTGACAGGAATTTTTAAAGGATCCACTAAGATTGGGAGATAGGGTAAGTATGCTTTTTGATTCAAAATAATGTGGATTGTTTTATTTGAAATGTTGATTGTTTTAGACTGTGATGCATTCGCTGTATCATTTTATTTTTAACAGCTGCCAAAATGTGAGCAGAGTTGCAGAGCAGGATGTTCAATGTGAATGGGTTTGGACCTTCCTCAGTGAAATTACAACTCGTCATTAAAAACTACTTCTTTCAAGTTTGAAATTATAGAGAATCAACCAAGCCGGGAAAGGTCTCAAGGAAGAGTTGTATAATTATAACCACATTGAATTAACACTGCATGATAGAGTTACATGCTCTTCTGGCCCCTCTCTTTGCTTGTTTAATATTGTGACTGAAAGATTGCTGGAGCAGTGGATTCGCACTGGATTTGCATCATGATTGCCACTAGTAGAGCATACTTTCACCTGCATGAAGTGATATTTTATGGAATGTTTTAATGTCTTTAGCCACGTTTACTAATCAAACTTGTTTCTCATTTGATTGACAGGCAAACTAAGATGTGGTACCAATGGTAATTACAAAAATGATACAATAATTAGGAGGGGAATAAGTATCATTGAAACAGTCTTTGCTGTGAATTGAATAAAATTCAACTCATTAATAAAGGTTTAGTTCAAAATTTGTAATTTATGAGTCAACCTGCTTCTCTTTTGAAATTTAAACTTTAAAAGACGTGTTTATAATTTATGTGATTTTATAGATCTTGTGAAATTCAATTGTCAAATGTATAATTATTTTGGGTGTGTCATGGAAGAGCTAATGAAAATCACAGAAGATAGTGAAATCACAAAGAAAGAAGATGTCCTGTGGTCCCACCTGAATGCATGGGATGTGTGGATCAGCATTTCACTATCTATTTTCATAAACTCAGAAGAAGCAATACATATCATAGAATATGATTACAAAAACAATAATGCACCACTTTGCAACAGTTCTTAAGGTCATGAATAGATATGAAGTTAGAAGAACTCTTTCATTGTTTGAAGAGTACCATGGGATCTTTTAGAGTTGCCTGATATGGATATGTAGTTTTTCATTTTAATGCCTGAAGTGCTAGTCTAGATTATGTGCTCAGATTTCTGGGATTGGACACTTTTTTTGAGATACTTTGACTATAAAACCAGGAGTGCCTTCACTGAACTTAGGCTAACACCTATAACCTGCATTAGCAGTTATTAGATAGGGAAGTACAACTTACCAAACAATTCATTAACATGGATTCAACACAGAATTTGTCTTTAAAAAATCTACAATCATCAGCTGTCAGTACATCTTAAAAAAATTATGTTTTGTGCTGTATTTGATTGTGAAACCTCTTTAAATAAATAATCAACAgcttcacatagagtcatagagctatagAAATGTATagcaccaaaacagaccctttggtctaacttgtccctgcctaccagatatcctaaattaatctagtcccatttgccagcacttggcccatatccctctaaacccttcctgttcatgtatccattcagatgtcttttaaatattgtaattgtaccaacctccactaaTTCTTCTGCCTGTTTATTtcatacacaaaccaccctttgaaaaggttgccccttaggtccctttcaactCTATTCCCTCTCTTCCCTAACCTATATCCTAAATCTAAGCTCCCGATATTTATAGCAGGAGCCGGAGATCGTAATAGGAAATACAGACATTTCATTTAGACTTAAGACTGGGTGTTTAATTTGGTTGTTATTTTCCTTTCATCCCATGAACGGTCTGACTAGGTTTCCTAATCAGTCCTGTTTTGTAAATGCACACTCTCCGACGCACCTAAGTTACACCACTTGTCCCCTGAACCCGTAAGAAGGGGCGGGGCTTTACACGATGATGACATTCGGACTGGAGGCGGATCACATGGGGCTGCCTGACGCTACTGGGGCGGGGCTTTGCGCGATGACGATAataggggggaagggggagaatcGTCGTTGGGAAAGGTCACGTGGGGCTGTCTGACGCTAAGGGCGGGGCTTTGCGCGATGACGATTTCTGGGTTGGAGGCGGGTCACGTGGGGCCGCCTGACGCAGGAGGGGTGGCGTGACCATGTCGAGCGATTTCTACCTCCGTTATTATGTGGGGCACAAGGGCAAGTTCGGGCATGAGTTCCTGGAGTTTGAGTTCAGGCCGGACGGTAAGAGTTGACCGGGGGGTGGTTGGCGGCATGAATATGAAGATGGAGCCTGGGGGAGGTTTGCTGTTGGCGGGAGAAAGGCCGGTTGGGCCTGGTTGGGACTGTGAGCCTCCCATTGCTGCATGGCTCTCAGTCAgtgtgcagcagcagcagcagcaacaatacACCACTAAACGACTCCGTGCACCGAGCCTCCCCTTGACCTGGCATTTCCTCACTGTTGCTTTCAGGGCCTGTGAAAGCTTCAGCATCCCTGCAGGATCTAAATATCCCCCTGCGCTCTGAATACTGACCAGGGATTCACTTTCAATGATGCTTCCTCGTTCTTCTAATCAAAGTGTTGTTTTTATTTACCTGACGGGCATCTGTAAATTTGGGTGAATGGTGAGATGTGCTGGGCAAAAGTTATTTTCGGGATCTGACCCTAATAATCTGATTCAGTTGTAAATTAGCGCAGAAAGCTTGGGTTACTTGTGAACACAGCTTTGTTGCTGGGCCTTCTTTTCTCTGATTATATTACCAGAGCTAGAACTCAATCTTACTACCATCCAGTAATTTTAAGGTATTATCTGTTTCATAGTGACATTATTCTTCCATGACTTGGACTGTAATGAGCCCACCAGCATGGGGTCTAGTTATGTTTCTGGTTATGCATTGAAGGATCTTGGAAAATTTTGCTTAGAAATGGAACTTTTCCAGTATCCTATATCTGCTGAAGACACACTTATTTTGTATCAAATACATGTGAAATTTACTGTCCAAACATGAAGATACTAAATTAGCAGTGCAATGAAATTACATTAATTTGCTagcactgattcaatgaattgtCAAATGTTGAAAATCTGAGTTTGTTAGACTTGTTATATAGTTGTTTGTTATATATTTGATCAGATTAAAATTATCTTTGCTTTTGGGAGATTTGAGGGGTGTTAATTTCTTGCTCCCTTGCATTTATTTTGTATCTATTTTAGTAATGTATGTAAATGAGCTATAAGCCATAATTACAATTACCAACATTTGTGGTATAGCAGAACAAAATAAGGGATTTTCTTACATTATCTGGTAGTCTGTTAGATTGATAATTCAAATCATCAGGACAATTGACTTGGAATAAAATTGATCCAGTTTTTGAAGGCTTTTCAAGGCTTTTTTTAATGTGGAAATAAAGTAGGTAAGCACTAGATGTTAGAATTTGTTACAGTGGAAGGTTAGTGGCTTTTTCGCTTTATGTTGAGGTGTACCATGTTATTGCTACTCAAATTTATAAGGCAGTTCCGTCATGCTTTGCAGATGAGGAATTCCTAAACTCTAAATTTTCTGCCCAGAGCTTTTAAGCTAAAGCCATAACACCATCAACAAGGTCCACTCTTTCCCCATTatctactttttaaaaattatgttgaTATCTGAAAGGATTTATGGCAAGATTGCACGACCATCTGATTTCTTGTTTTTGGGTGAGTTGCCAGCCAGATAGCAAATTATACATGTCTTCAATATCCTTGAGTTAGGGAGGATAAAGTCAATACATTCCTATTATATCACTGCACTTACTTAGCATTCCACTAACTCTGCAGATATGTACCTTTTTCTATACATGTTTGATACAGATAGAATTAGACTTTGCAATAATGACACCATGATAAAATAGTTTACCAACCGTTGTGCAGATTTGCTTGTGAAGGATGGATGAGTAGCAACAATGAACATTATACTAAGCAGGATTGTGTGTACGTGGAGCAAGGACAGAAGAAATATAGGAAGGAGGAGATGCGGAGAGGATGGATTGGAAACTTGCTGCTTTTCTAAAatttacactttttaaaaaaaaacttgtttatCACTTGTGATTTTATATATCTTGTGAATTGAAGTTGTCGATTGTATAAATATTTTGGATGTGACATGGAAGAACCAATGAAAATCATAGAAGATAGTGAAATCACCAAGAAAGATGTCTTGCGGTCCCACCTGAATGCATGGGATGTGTGGATCAgcattttactgtttgttttcATAAACTCAGAAGAAGCAATACATAGAATATAGTTACAAAAACAACAGTGCACCACCTTGCAACAGTTCTTCTGCTCATCAATAGATATGAAGTTAGAAGTACTCTTTCATTGTTTGAAGAGCACCATGGGATTTCTTACATGTTGATATATCCACATCAGGCAACTGTTTCACTTTTCTGCTGAAGAAACTATACTTAAATTTTTACTTTTCAAAGCTAACCCATTACCAGGGCAGCACTACCTAGCAGCAGAAACTGTTTTTATCATTAGCCTAGAGGTATGCTGCTGCATTAATTACAAGAGCTGAGGGTAATCAGAAGCAGAAAGAAATTGATGACATTAATGAATTAACTGGAATTTGATATATTTTAACACCTTTAGCCAATGAGATGAATCATACTTGTTTCTCATTTAATTGACAGGTAAACTAAGATATGCAAACAACAGCAATTACAAAAATGATGTAATGATTAGGAAGGAGGTAAGTATGTTTGAACTATTGTGAATTAGAGAATATAATTTTAAATGTTGAGTTCAAAATGGCTGTCACTTTTTATTAATAAAATGCCATCTGTTATGACATTAATTTAAACCATAcaaattttttttgttttgtaatcTATGCAGTTTTATATTATCTTGTGAAATGCAGTTGGTGATTGCATAATTTGTTCCAGGCTTATGTACATAAAAGTGTCATGGAAGAACTGAAGCGAAtcatcgaagacagtgaaatcacaaaggaagatgatgCTTTGTGGCCCCCACCTGACCGTGTAGGACGACAGGTCAGtttttttaacctttttttttatttttcattaACTCAGAAGAAATAGAACATGGTTGACATAAGACATGCAGTGCTTGGCAACAGTTCTTGACCTCGTCGGTAGCTTCACTTCTATTTGAATAGAAAGTCTTGATGCAGATATAAAGGTCCTCAGTTTAATGTCTGCAATGTCAGTCTAAAGGTCTCTGGTGATCTTGTTTTTAAGATCTTTGACTCGAAACCAGGAGTGCCACCACTGAAATTTTTGATAATATCTATATCCTGCGTTAGCAGTCATCAAGTAGGGTAATATACATTATTGAATGATCAAATTGTGATGGATTCAACACATTTCCAAACAAAATCTGCAATTACTCATCCTGAGATGTCAGTACAGTGTTTTAAGACATGCATATTTTGTGCTGAGTATTTGATCGTGAAACCTCCTTATATGCAAATAACCACCTTCATATTATGTTTATAACAGGAGCTGGAAATTGTAATAGGAGATGAACACATTTCATTTACAACATCTAAGATTGGGTCTCTAATTGATGTAAATCAATCCAAGTAAGTATAACTTTGGTACGTGTGGAAAATCTACAATGAAAACTAAGCTGTGGAAGTGCAGAGATGTGTGTAATGAGCGGAAGTGGGTCAGTTCATCCCTCGGGCCCTCTCTGCCattaaataagatcatggctaatctcatGGTGGCCTGGTGGCTAAGTGatggcactgctgtctcacagcatgaGGGAACTgggtttagttccagccttgggtgactgagcaaactccacacagatcttCTCCCTGTGCCTGTAAGCATGACTACCAGGTGCGgttgtttccttccacagtccaaagatgtgcagattaggtggattgatcatgtTGAATTACTGAGTTCCATGGATTtgtaggctaggtagattagccatggtaaatgcaaggttacagggataagatGGGGACTTGATTTGGATGCTCTTTGGCTTCATGCAGACCCTCTTTCCATattatagggattctgtgattccttGATTGGTTATCTCACATGAATGCCTGCACATGAAATCCTTTCAGCCCGTTGCTTATCAAGGATCTATCTGGCCTACCTCAATTTTCAAATTCTGTTTCCACTCCCTTTTTGAGGAAGTGTTCCAAGGACTTTGACCATCTCTAAGCAAAaagattctcctcatctctaagATGGGCAATCCCTTATTTTAAAACAGTGACTCCTATC
The sequence above is drawn from the Chiloscyllium punctatum isolate Juve2018m chromosome 7, sChiPun1.3, whole genome shotgun sequence genome and encodes:
- the magoh gene encoding protein mago nashi homolog, which encodes MSSDFYLRYYVGHKGKFGHEFLEFEFRPDGKLRYANNSNYKNDVMIRKEAYVHKSVMEELKRIIEDSEITKEDDALWPPPDRVGRQELEIVIGDEHISFTTSKIGSLIDVNQSKDPEGLRVFYYLVQDLKCLVFSLIGLHFKIKPI